Proteins found in one Euzebyales bacterium genomic segment:
- a CDS encoding formate/nitrite transporter family protein encodes MSDDRTHDAEPGPDDGREARSGVDLDRHADAGDDLGRFAGRERRPPDESDPELEDIFKAAVEEGTLRLRRSWPTLLATGLIGGVDLSIGVIALVVVEHETGDPLLAALAFTIGFVALTLARGELFTENFLVPVAAVVAQQARMRELGRLWFGTGLLNLAGGWVVMGLLMSALPELGPTATSIAEMYPEMGITWPAFALAIMGGAVITIMTWMERNCDTQGPRIVAAVAASFVLAAVPLNHVIVSSLEMFAALHAGAPFGYADYLAVAAWAMLGNMVGGLVLVTVVRLVQVGRGPIEDARRTPADELNPGNVRRRKRAASDKG; translated from the coding sequence ATGAGCGACGATCGCACCCACGATGCCGAGCCGGGGCCCGACGACGGACGGGAGGCCCGATCGGGCGTCGACCTCGACCGACATGCGGATGCCGGCGACGATCTGGGACGCTTCGCCGGACGCGAGCGGCGACCTCCCGACGAGAGCGACCCCGAGCTCGAAGACATCTTCAAGGCGGCGGTCGAGGAGGGCACACTGCGGCTCCGCCGGAGCTGGCCCACACTGCTTGCGACGGGCCTCATCGGCGGCGTCGATCTGTCGATCGGGGTCATCGCCCTGGTGGTCGTCGAGCACGAGACGGGCGACCCGCTGCTGGCGGCGTTGGCGTTCACCATCGGGTTCGTCGCGCTGACCCTGGCTCGCGGCGAGCTGTTCACCGAGAACTTCCTCGTGCCGGTGGCGGCCGTCGTCGCGCAGCAGGCGCGCATGCGTGAGCTGGGCCGTCTGTGGTTCGGGACCGGCCTGCTGAACCTGGCCGGCGGCTGGGTCGTCATGGGGCTGCTCATGTCCGCACTGCCCGAGCTGGGGCCGACGGCGACATCGATCGCCGAGATGTACCCGGAGATGGGGATCACCTGGCCGGCGTTCGCGCTCGCGATCATGGGCGGCGCGGTGATCACGATCATGACGTGGATGGAACGCAACTGTGACACACAGGGACCGAGGATCGTCGCCGCGGTGGCGGCCTCGTTCGTGCTGGCGGCGGTACCGCTGAACCACGTGATCGTCAGCTCGCTGGAGATGTTCGCGGCGCTGCACGCCGGTGCGCCGTTCGGGTACGCCGACTACCTCGCCGTCGCCGCGTGGGCGATGCTCGGCAACATGGTCGGCGGGCTGGTGCTGGTGACGGTCGTCCGGCTGGTGCAGGTCGGACGCGGACCGATCGAGGACGCCCGACGGACGCCGGCCGACGAGCTGAACCCCGGCAACGTCCGACGCAGGAAACGCGCCGCGTCGGACAAGGGGTGA